DNA sequence from the Oncorhynchus clarkii lewisi isolate Uvic-CL-2024 chromosome 24, UVic_Ocla_1.0, whole genome shotgun sequence genome:
AGTTTCACTCGCATTAAACACGCAAACACTCCTTCACCCAACTTAAACCAGAGATTCACAGACAAAACCAACAAAACATGACAAAAAATTATCATAACAAACTAAAGAAAATCAGTGCACTGGATATATTCACGAAGAATGATAAAACAAGTGTGAAAGAATGTAAGCTATTCTGCTAGCTGTGACTTGTAGAATGAGGCTGAATGTATAAGGCAGACAGATGTTTACGAAAACTGGAAACATATCAGCGTGATTCTAACCTCTTATTTACAAACAGCACAAGAATAAGACAGCAGTTTACGGATGAAAAAGTAACCAGTAGCTTTGGCTTCATCGGAGCTCTGCTATTGGCTCTAGTAGTACAAAAGAACCCAATCCTGGATATTTCACTACATATCCTTTCTTCCATGAATAAGTCACTGCTTTGACCTGATTTGGATAGGCCTTCACCTATCCAAGTCATGTCAGCTTAGCCATCACTCCAATGAAGGAAAGCAGGAAGGATATATTGAAACGAGGCCCATCTCTCATAAGATTAGAGGAGGATACAAGGCCTTACACTTGTTTTTGGCTTTGTGAATGAACATGTTAGGTTCAGGGGtaagtaaaaaaattaaaaagactAAACTAAAACGGAATTTGCTAAATGGTATGTGACGTCACGACCACTTTGAGTCCACTTTGAGAACATAGGAACATAGCTCTAAAGGTTGTATGTTGGTTTACATGGGTAGATGAAGCAGGCTATATACATGTAGACATGGTAGGTAAGCCTGTCATTAGGCACCCATGGTTTCAGTGTACAGACTTTAgcaaagtaggaattgaaggcaGGCAATCACGCGCAGAACAACAGCAGGTGGACCTCTAGAGTAAAGcaagctctggtccagggcgttagtTCACGTTCCTCCAGTATGCTGCAGAGGAACGCGCCCCTTGGACCAAAAAAAAAATAGCACCAAACCTAAAACTAGCCATGTCTTTTTAAAAGGTTTTTCTCTGGTTAttttaaataaagaaatatatatatatatacatacacacacacttcataaagAGCAGTTCCAGGCTGATCTTCAGTGACTGGGTCTTATGGGTGCATAGAAGAAGCCCATTCAGGAAAATTGCtaggctgatcctagatctgcatgTTCTATGTTATGCAAATGATAAACATGACTGAACATAACGTAGCTACCTCCTTTGTTAGCCACTGCCATGCTAAAGAACTAAGAATGTGGGATCAGGTTAGAGAACTGCAGCACATATCAGATGAGTTGTAGGCCACAAGGCATCAAAGGATCCATCCCACCCTGAGAGAGTGAACTGGACTGGGAGCAGCTGCAGGAGTCCCCCTTCACACAGCCACACTCACTTCTGCACGTCCATGTACTTATCACCCTTTACTCCagaggacggacacacacacacagagaagtgaAACAATGTGTTAAAGGTTGTATCATAGGACAGCTGGTAAGGAACATCTTCAACGCAACATTGCATTGTATTAACCACTAAAGTTCAAATACTAAAAGATACAATTTTAACTATCATTTGGATGAGTGGTTGTACAATTCATGaggaaggttaaaaaaaaaaatagccaGTGTCCATAGTTACCTGGTCACTAGGGGGCTTCTTGTCTCCTTTGACACCTAAAAGCACGGCCTCCTCCGTGTTGTCATTATTAATCTCCACCATTGTGCTGTCCTTACTCTGTTTGGTACTAGAGAGAGAGCTCAGTCACCAGCATGACCAATGTAATACCCTTTTCACACTCCTAAGCCAAGACAACCCAAGCTGGCCTGTTTATGCCTCCAACATAGTTGCGATACTAAAAAGGACAAGAAACTCTGAGCCAGCACAGTACGGTTCGGGTCAGCGCAATAGTGTGAAAACGGTATCCGATAGAAACGATAATGACACATCAGGGAAAATCATGAAGAAGAAGGGAAAAAAATGACAATGAGGTATTTTAGAGGTATCCTCTAAGGCATATCCAACAAATTAAGCTACCTGATAAGGTGTCATGATTCCAAAATATGGTTGCAAAATTACAAAAACCTTCCCTAAAAATGCACAGCTCTTCTAGCAATTCTGGGTGGAGGATtcctggaaaacctgggaattttgagaATGCTTCTGGAATTTTGCAGACCTTAAAGTAAAATTGTGGAAAACACACTTACAGATCCTGCTTGCCCGAACGCCCACATGGGATCTTGCCCTTCTTGTACAGGAAGTACAGCACACTGCCAAGGATAGCCAGCAGGAGAATACAGATGATGATGACAGCGATGATCACACCGCTGCCCTCTGGTGGGACAAAGAAGAAGAGGCAGAACCACGGGTATTTCCCATCCGGTAAATGCTTTGTGATAAAGTCGCCCTCTTAAGGAGTTTCAGATgttaaaaaatgtgtgtgtgcgcgcttgcgTGCGTGTCCATGTCATTCAGGAGTGTCGCTTGtatcaatcagagacaacagcATGCAcaggtggtggtagtgatgaacAGGCGTGCAGTCTCTGAACAGGTTGTTCATCATggaatatttattttattgaggACCAAAGATCAGTCAGAAGAAACACTTTCCAGAGTTGTGCTGCTTGGTTTCTCTGTCAGAGAATACCAACCAGAACTACAGTAGGAGGCAGcaggacaaagggagagagagaaagagtgagggaaggTAAAGAGGTGGATGGGTGCACTTGGGGATGGACCTCCACTGGAGGAAGGATGCAGATTTAGATGGATGGATCCATATCCATCAAGGTACAGAATGGGTGATACCACTCCATTCTCTCAGGAGGGGGTTTGTACTCAAAATGCTCCAGATGCAAATGGAACTTTTCAGCCTGgttaaacaaaaacatttttgggggttaTGTTTGTGATGATTCATGAAGCATCATTCAGAGAAAATATTAAAATGATAACATTGTAACTAACAAAGTatgaatataaaaaaaaaactataattcCAGATTTCATCTAATTATATTTTTCCACTTGATAATTTAGAAGTATCTCTCCACATAGATAAAGTTGTGTAATACTGTACTTTTTCAGACAGTATTACAAAGTCACACACaaagagatcctattaaatgatCAATTATTCCATGTCACAAGTGTTGCCTCCTGAGTAGAGAGTACAAAGCCCTCCCCTGCATAGAGAATGAGGGTGCtgtggagagaaagagcgagtGTGGAGGGTGATGGGGGGGTTCAGTCTAGGCAAGGTGAGCTGGGTGGAGCGAGGCGTGGGCAGGGCAGCCTTCGAAGCGTGCTaggtgggtggcagcatcaacgCCCAGGACCAGAAGTCACAAACCTTTCTTGACTCTCTTCGGAGGAGTTACTGGGGTTACTGTTGTTACTGGACAAACCACACGGACACAGTTATCACGATAATACACCAGCTCTATGGCAACCTAACACTGTTAACGACGGTGCAACAACCGCCCTGTCTACTTAGCGTGGCCCTAATCACTTATCGCCTTTGTTACAGACACAGATAGGCAGGAGACAGGAACCAGGAACGGCTCTGCGGTCTGCACCCTCCCCAAAAATGCCCTAATGATTTCCAGGAGCGGCAGCGCCGGCTGTTTTAATCATATTTTGTCATCAATAAAGCAACAACAAACAGGATTTTCCCTCGGAGGGACGGAGGCAATGATTTCCTGGCATGACGTGAACGGTCCACTGAGGTAATGGGAGTCAGAAGACTATGTTGAGTGCACTTTAACCAtcaacacacagctacagtttCAGCCTCGCTCCTGATCTGTGTGCAAACAAAGACGGATCTTTATGCAATAGGGCGATATGCAACCATTTAGTGAACATAGTCCGAATTAGGATGACCCTGTAGTAAGAGTTCTATGGCCAGTTTTCTGGATCCAAATTGAGCCTAATCCCGGACTAAAAGCTGTGCTCAATGACAGCCcagaatctccattgaaatagCTTTCTAGTCCGGGTCAGGAGTCAatctatctgtgtctgggaaagcCGGCCCATAAAGATTTAATTTAATCTACCATCTAATTATGACAGTTATCAAAGAACACGTGTTCGTATGATATGACTGATCAACACATGGAAAATAAGCAGCTCTCGCATATCAGTTAGTCAATAAAAGGTTTCTCAACCGTGACCGTCCTCATCGGTATAAACCTTAATACACCCATAGAGACCTTTTTGAAATATGATTTTGGTCATTGCTAAAAGCACCCGTCGCATTTTTCCTTTTCTTTCCTTTTTTCCCCCCTCCCCGAGGAAAGCTCAACTAGCCAATCAACCGCTCAACAACAAAATTGCGAGAGAAAAAAAGGTGCACGCGTGACTGATGAATGAAGTTCCTTGTTGCAATACCATGGTCGTTTGTTATTGCAGTCACGCTGCACAGGTGATCAGATCTCCCGACGCTTGCCAAAATCTAAGCATCCCATTGATATGATACAGCGATCTTCTGGAATGCGCAGCATGACCGCAATAAAGACGACGTGGAACTCAACCAATGACACAGCAGCGATGACAGTAAGTGTTTCTATACTAAAAGAGTGGTACGCTTACCTGTAGTACTGGGAGCTGACGAGGTCGTTTGGACAACTGAAAACAGGCAAAGGGAGAGTGACACTCTCCTGTTAGCACACTGACAGTTAAAGGAAAACtagtaaagggaaaggggggatacctagtcagttgtacaactgaatgcgttcaactgaaatgtgccttccgcatttaacccaacgccTCTAGCAGCTTTACTAAAGATGATTTGAAGCTCAGGTTCTTGTTTTCTGTCATGTTTCCATTAATTAAATCATTCGGTTGTTAGTATATTCTACCTGTTCATTTTCTCTTAACAGTCAAACCGGACATTTTGACATAAAATATACAGTACAAGACATGACAAATAAGACAGTGGACAGACAACTTACTGGCTTTGATGCTGAAGAGGAAGGAGTCTGTGCCATGGACGTTGGAGGCGTTACAGTTGGCTGTGACGTCAGAGGTCACCTTGACGCTCACCACACTGAGAACCccgtcctctgtctgtctgtgggacaCCTCCTTCAGGATCTAGCACACACAGGGGAATAAAGCACAGATAAGACTTGAAACCAAAACActgtctatgtcccaaatggcatcctattccagatatagtgcactacttttgcccagagccctatgggcccgggtcaaaagtagtgcactacaatggGAAAAGGTGGCCATTTGGGACAAACAAATCGCAGATATATCGGTTCAGAAAGGAAAGTTGAACATGAGGTACTTTGTCTATTAACCTTGTTACAGGAAAAGACCCAGGTAGCCAGGATCGGAACAGATCTGTGTGTAAATAGatcaaaagaagaaaaaaacacaccATTGTCCCTCTTTCCTTCCCAGCCAGCCGAAACATTGTCTGTATGAGCTGACCCAGAGGAGCCCTCTGTTCCTgctggtctgactgactgtcggtctgtctgcTTACCTGTGATTCGTCAGAGGAGCTCCAGGTGATAACAGGGGTTGGGTATCCTCTAGCATGGCAGCTCAGGTTAAGGAACTTATCTGTGACCTCCTCCAGGACTGTGTCTGCTGACTCCTTGATCTCTGGGGGTCCTGTATGGAAGAGGGGGACGGAGGGTTAGTGTGGCTGCTAGATTTATATTGTTTCCCtcatagacgtgtgtgtgtgtgtgtgtgtgtgtgtgtgtgtgtgtgtgtgtgtgtgtgtgtgtgtgtgtgtgtgtgtgtgtgtgtgtgtgtgtgtgtgtgtgtgtgcgcatgcgtgcagGCAGGCGGGCTCACCCTGTACGTGGACATGTAAAGAGCCACTGGTCTCCAGTCCTTCCAGTGAAGGCACCTTCACCACACACACGTATGTCCCCGCCATGTCAAACACAGCATCCTTCAGGGTCAGTGTGTGGCCCTCTGCAAAATGTTCTcctttctacacacacacacacacacacacacacacacacacacgtctatgaGGGAAACAATATAAATCTAGCAGCCACACCTCTTAAAGAACACATCTGAGTTTCGAAAGACATAGTCGAGACAGATATCAGGGGgctgtgggagctgttttgttagacattatcgatcatagtttGCTGCTGAAAAAAAATCCTCTACAAAATCCTTTACATCCTCTGCCTTATTGTGGATCGAGAGTTACTTATCTCACGGAACACAGCGGAAGTTATTTAATGGGTGCCTCTCTAACGTAAACCAGGTAGAGTTTGGCATATGTCAAGGTAGCTGTCATGGCCTCTcacctttacattttttttctaatGTCCTACCACTGGTATTGAGTAAAGCATGTGTGTCTATGTACGCTAATGACTTACCATTATACACTACAGCTACCACAGTAAGTAAAATCACTGCAACACCGAACAAAGAGTAGCAGTCAGTCCTAAAATAGGTGGCAAGCAATAAGCTAGTCCTAAATATATCAAAAACTAAAAGAATTGTATTTGGGACCAAACACTAGCTAAACTCTTAACCTAatctaaatcttgtaatgaataatgtggcaGTTGAGCAAGTTGAGGGAACTAAACTGCTTGGTGTAACCCAAGATTGTAAACTGGGAggttcaaaacatattgatgcaacggTAGCTAGATGGGGGAAGGTGTGTCCATGATAAAGCGCCGCTCTGCTCTTAtatggtcaagtgccacaaagaaAAACAGGCAAATGAACCGcatcactacttgtctttgtgAAAGGTGTTGCCATGTTGAAGGCAGCCAATACACAGCTCAGACatccatacataccccacaagacatgccaccaggggtctcttcacaatccccaagtccagaacagactctgAGAAACGCGCACCACTACAGTACATATTGCCACGACCACACGGAACTCTCTTCCACACCAAGTAACTCAAGCGAGCAGTAATCAAacttaaaaaaacagataaaacaacGCCTCATGGCAGAACACGGAAAGTgatgcgacacacacacacacacacacgcgcgcacacacacacactctaaaacacacattctacacacacacacacacattgtaatgTTGAGGTATTGGCTCAGTGGCCTACTGTAATTGACCTTGAACCATTCAGTGTGTGTGGGCAGGGAGGACAGGGCATTGCAGGTGGCCATCAGCTCCTCTCCCTGGGCCATGACATGGGTGTCTTTGGGAATCAACACAGCCTGGTCCAGATCTATGGACACACAACATGCACTGTTAAGAATACTGCTACACTACTCTACATACAGTAGGCCAATGTTAGTAACCAGATCAAAGGGGCAATGGTATACATTGTCCCCATTCAGTTTCACATTTGCAAGCCCACAAAACCTTCTGCACTCCATTACACCACATTTCACTACTACTGCAATAActaggccaggagtttttcccgAGCCAGGGAATAACTCTAGGCCCTAGTCATTGGACCATAGCGAGGGTCCTAAGTTTACCCTGGTCATGTCACAACTTTTGGGGCTACTAATAATGACTAATGTCCCAGAAACTGTCCCAGAGGAACGTTTCACTCACAGTCGACGAAGAGCTCTGTGTGCCCTACGGTTTCTTCATGCGTGTCCAGGTCTAGTGAGGTACAGGTGATGTCGCCGCTGCTTAGACGCATCACGTCTTTCAGGACCAACACGTTCAGCTCCGATTCCAGCTCTTGCTACAGAGAGGGAGtggcatttataacacacatcaacCGTGTCGTGTGttaacacacacattcatgcacgCGCGCACATACACCCAATGACACACAATCCACATCCAATCACTTACAGTAAACACATGCATCAATGTATATAGTTCTGTTTATGGTTGGAGgcacagaatatatatatatatatttttttacatgggACTAGGAGTAGGCATGGGTTTCTTACCATATTGTGCATGAATGTAAAGGGTGGTTGAGGATTCCCGTTGGCACGGCAATGGACCTCAACTGTGTCCCCTTCTTTGACACGCCCCTTTGGTGACTCCACCCACACATCAAGAGAAGTGGTTGGATCTGAAgagattttgtattttatttaacctttgtttatcCAGGAAAGTCAGCAAGATGTAAGACCTAATTCTTGCTAACAAAGACGACCTGGAAAGTGGCAAGTGTGGCCATGTCAAGTTCGGTACAAAACATGAGAGACTTCACAACTTGACAGAAACACGTGGCGATAGCACAAAGAGTCGGAAAATAAAAATGTTGCACTGTGGCATAGTTGCTTGCATTTATGATTCCTACTTCTCGTTGAGACTGAACACGATTTGAGACGGCAATGTACTTGTGTAAGTCTGTGACTGCATGTGTATAGTTTTCTACTGTCTCCATATGAGGTGGGACACATTAAGAGGCACAGTAGACTCACAGTGGACAGTGATGTTGATCTTGTTGGTCTCAGTCATCTTGGTTCCACCAGGGACAAGGTAGCTGACTTCGCAGTAGAAGAACGAATCCTCGTCTTCCTTGACCACATTCAGGTGAAGGTCACTCTGGACAGTGTACAGACCACTGGACTCCTTAGTGACCAGggccaccacactgacctctgtGAGACATGCAGCACATAGGGAAAACAGAGAACTTGAGTTACTGTAGAAGTGTAGATGTTGATGTATGCCCAATGGCCAGGTTGAATACAAGGGGTATTCAGAATACTATCGCttctttttgttttgtatttttaaatacatgttgttgtttttttcttcatattttcagCTCAAATCCACAGCCACATTTCATATTCAGGCACATGAAACAGACATATATTTTTCCAACAGGCTGTGTCATAGTAATCACGGATCTTTGTTCCTTAAGTTCACTGTCAAATTCTTGACTGAAGTCAATCTGATCTTCATATTTGATAacagaaaaaaatatgtttgttcCTTGTGAGATCCGAGGCATGTTTACAACATtctaaatgtgtttattattGTCACGTTgcccacacacacaaagcagGAAGAGCATGAAGCAGATGTGGAACTGCTAGCTGTTATTATCAACTCTGTTTCACCTAGCGTAGATACTAATGTCAGGGGGTGTCTATGGACACGGTGGTCAAAGCCTCGGTAGTACTCACCGCCTGGCGTGTTCTGCAGTGGGCTCTGGTCACGGTACCAAGTGATGTTGGGCCTGGGGTAGCCATTCTTAGCCTCACAGCTCCCTATCTATGGTGAAAGATGACATTACACGGTCAGTGTGTAAACCCTTTTCTCCTCGATTTTGGGGATAAAAAGCttaattttaaatattttatacaCTAAAACCATCCTAATTTTAATTTCTCTAAATGGTTAGTGTTACAAGTCCTCCAAAGTTACAAGCCCTTACCTTATCCACATGCTATACCCTGAAGTCCTCACTGACCGTAGCTATCGCTAACAATGTgttgttagtttgtttgtttttaccttAGATGGGTTATTTTTGCTGACAGAGATCCCAGAGTGCACCCCCTCAATGTTTGGACGATCAGGCGACGCTAGAGAGGAACAATGGATGACATCACATAGGGAGCGATAGCTAGaatagtccaggactaggctaaATCTGGGTCCAGGAAACTGGCCAGAGCAATGGGTGCATCACACTCTTACCGAACACCTTGAGCATTGTGCGTCCCTCCATGTTACCCGCTGACAGTCCGTTGACTTGGCAGATGAACTCTAGCTCATCCTCCAGCGCCACGTCCCTGATGGTCAGCACCACCTCGCTGCTCTTCCCCATCCCGTTCACACTGATCTTGTCTGTGAACTGCCCGTCCCGGTCGACTACCTGCACGTTTCTGTCTCCGTAGTAGA
Encoded proteins:
- the LOC139383195 gene encoding cell surface glycoprotein MUC18-like isoform X2, which produces MALRMNASTFVGLSLLSLTWKAWAKVEVNMEDRVEVFLEDTAQITCMFTVSDSHDDVIIQWYMITKTNVRSRIYYGDRNVQVVDRDGQFTDKISVNGMGKSSEVVLTIRDVALEDELEFICQVNGLSAGNMEGRTMLKVFASPDRPNIEGVHSGISVSKNNPSKIGSCEAKNGYPRPNITWYRDQSPLQNTPGEVSVVALVTKESSGLYTVQSDLHLNVVKEDEDSFFYCEVSYLVPGGTKMTETNKINITVHYPTTSLDVWVESPKGRVKEGDTVEVHCRANGNPQPPFTFMHNMQELESELNVLVLKDVMRLSSGDITCTSLDLDTHEETVGHTELFVDYLDQAVLIPKDTHVMAQGEELMATCNALSSLPTHTEWFKKGEHFAEGHTLTLKDAVFDMAGTYVCVVKVPSLEGLETSGSLHVHVQGPPEIKESADTVLEEVTDKFLNLSCHARGYPTPVITWSSSDESQILKEVSHRQTEDGVLSVVSVKVTSDVTANCNASNVHGTDSFLFSIKAIVQTTSSAPSTTVTTVTPVTPPKRVKKEGSGVIIAVIIICILLLAILGSVLYFLYKKGKIPCGRSGKQDLTKQSKDSTMVEINNDNTEEAVLLGVKGDKKPPSDQGDKYMDVQK
- the LOC139383195 gene encoding cell surface glycoprotein MUC18-like isoform X4 encodes the protein MALRMNASTFVGLSLLSLTWKAAWAKVEVNMEDRVEVFLEDTAQITCMFTVSDSHDDVIIQWYMITKTNVRSRIYYGDRNVQVVDRDGQFTDKISVNGMGKSSEVVLTIRDVALEDELEFICQVNGLSAGNMEGRTMLKVFASPDRPNIEGVHSGISVSKNNPSKIGSCEAKNGYPRPNITWYRDQSPLQNTPGEVSVVALVTKESSGLYTVQSDLHLNVVKEDEDSFFYCEVSYLVPGGTKMTETNKINITVHYPTTSLDVWVESPKGRVKEGDTVEVHCRANGNPQPPFTFMHNMQELESELNVLVLKDVMRLSSGDITCTSLDLDTHEETVGHTELFVDYLDQAVLIPKDTHVMAQGEELMATCNALSSLPTHTEWFKKGEHFAEGHTLTLKDAVFDMAGTYVCVVKVPSLEGLETSGSLHVHVQGPPEIKESADTVLEEVTDKFLNLSCHARGYPTPVITWSSSDESQILKEVSHRQTEDGVLSVVSVKVTSDVTANCNASNVHGTDSFLFSIKAIVQTTSSAPSTTEGSGVIIAVIIICILLLAILGSVLYFLYKKGKIPCGRSGKQDLTKQSKDSTMVEINNDNTEEAVLLGVKGDKKPPSDQGDKYMDVQK
- the LOC139383195 gene encoding cell surface glycoprotein MUC18-like isoform X3, whose product is MALRMNASTFVGLSLLSLTWKAAWAKVEVNMEDRVEVFLEDTAQITCMFTVSDSHDDVIIQWYMITKTNVRSRIYYGDRNVQVVDRDGQFTDKISVNGMGKSSEVVLTIRDVALEDELEFICQVNGLSAGNMEGRTMLKVFASPDRPNIEGVHSGISVSKNNPSKIGSCEAKNGYPRPNITWYRDQSPLQNTPGEVSVVALVTKESSGLYTVQSDLHLNVVKEDEDSFFYCEVSYLVPGGTKMTETNKINITVHYPTTSLDVWVESPKGRVKEGDTVEVHCRANGNPQPPFTFMHNMQELESELNVLVLKDVMRLSSGDITCTSLDLDTHEETVGHTELFVDYLDQAVLIPKDTHVMAQGEELMATCNALSSLPTHTEWFKKGEHFAEGHTLTLKDAVFDMAGTYVCVVKVPSLEGLETSGSLHVHVQGPPEIKESADTVLEEVTDKFLNLSCHARGYPTPVITWSSSDESQILKEVSHRQTEDGVLSVVSVKVTSDVTANCNASNVHGTDSFLFSIKAIVQTTSSAPSTTVTTVTPVTPPKRVKKEGSGVIIAVIIICILLLAILGSVLYFLYKKGKIPCGRSGKQDLTKQSKDSTMVEINNDNTEEAVLLGVKGDKKPPSDQ
- the LOC139383195 gene encoding cell surface glycoprotein MUC18-like isoform X6, whose protein sequence is MALRMNASTFVGLSLLSLTWKAWAKVEVNMEDRVEVFLEDTAQITCMFTVSDSHDDVIIQWYMITKTNVRSRIYYGDRNVQVVDRDGQFTDKISVNGMGKSSEVVLTIRDVALEDELEFICQVNGLSAGNMEGRTMLKVFASPDRPNIEGVHSGISVSKNNPSKIGSCEAKNGYPRPNITWYRDQSPLQNTPGEVSVVALVTKESSGLYTVQSDLHLNVVKEDEDSFFYCEVSYLVPGGTKMTETNKINITVHYPTTSLDVWVESPKGRVKEGDTVEVHCRANGNPQPPFTFMHNMQELESELNVLVLKDVMRLSSGDITCTSLDLDTHEETVGHTELFVDYLDQAVLIPKDTHVMAQGEELMATCNALSSLPTHTEWFKKGEHFAEGHTLTLKDAVFDMAGTYVCVVKVPSLEGLETSGSLHVHVQGPPEIKESADTVLEEVTDKFLNLSCHARGYPTPVITWSSSDESQILKEVSHRQTEDGVLSVVSVKVTSDVTANCNASNVHGTDSFLFSIKAIVQTTSSAPSTTEGSGVIIAVIIICILLLAILGSVLYFLYKKGKIPCGRSGKQDLTKQSKDSTMVEINNDNTEEAVLLGVKGDKKPPSDQ
- the LOC139383195 gene encoding cell surface glycoprotein MUC18-like isoform X8, whose amino-acid sequence is MEDRVEVFLEDTAQITCMFTVSDSHDDVIIQWYMITKTNVRSRIYYGDRNVQVVDRDGQFTDKISVNGMGKSSEVVLTIRDVALEDELEFICQVNGLSAGNMEGRTMLKVFASPDRPNIEGVHSGISVSKNNPSKIGSCEAKNGYPRPNITWYRDQSPLQNTPGEVSVVALVTKESSGLYTVQSDLHLNVVKEDEDSFFYCEVSYLVPGGTKMTETNKINITVHYPTTSLDVWVESPKGRVKEGDTVEVHCRANGNPQPPFTFMHNMQELESELNVLVLKDVMRLSSGDITCTSLDLDTHEETVGHTELFVDYLDQAVLIPKDTHVMAQGEELMATCNALSSLPTHTEWFKKGEHFAEGHTLTLKDAVFDMAGTYVCVVKVPSLEGLETSGSLHVHVQGPPEIKESADTVLEEVTDKFLNLSCHARGYPTPVITWSSSDESQILKEVSHRQTEDGVLSVVSVKVTSDVTANCNASNVHGTDSFLFSIKAIVQTTSSAPSTTEGSGVIIAVIIICILLLAILGSVLYFLYKKGKIPCGRSGKQDLTKQSKDSTMVEINNDNTEEAVLLGVKGDKKPPSDQ
- the LOC139383195 gene encoding cell surface glycoprotein MUC18-like isoform X1; the encoded protein is MALRMNASTFVGLSLLSLTWKAAWAKVEVNMEDRVEVFLEDTAQITCMFTVSDSHDDVIIQWYMITKTNVRSRIYYGDRNVQVVDRDGQFTDKISVNGMGKSSEVVLTIRDVALEDELEFICQVNGLSAGNMEGRTMLKVFASPDRPNIEGVHSGISVSKNNPSKIGSCEAKNGYPRPNITWYRDQSPLQNTPGEVSVVALVTKESSGLYTVQSDLHLNVVKEDEDSFFYCEVSYLVPGGTKMTETNKINITVHYPTTSLDVWVESPKGRVKEGDTVEVHCRANGNPQPPFTFMHNMQELESELNVLVLKDVMRLSSGDITCTSLDLDTHEETVGHTELFVDYLDQAVLIPKDTHVMAQGEELMATCNALSSLPTHTEWFKKGEHFAEGHTLTLKDAVFDMAGTYVCVVKVPSLEGLETSGSLHVHVQGPPEIKESADTVLEEVTDKFLNLSCHARGYPTPVITWSSSDESQILKEVSHRQTEDGVLSVVSVKVTSDVTANCNASNVHGTDSFLFSIKAIVQTTSSAPSTTVTTVTPVTPPKRVKKEGSGVIIAVIIICILLLAILGSVLYFLYKKGKIPCGRSGKQDLTKQSKDSTMVEINNDNTEEAVLLGVKGDKKPPSDQGDKYMDVQK
- the LOC139383195 gene encoding cell surface glycoprotein MUC18-like isoform X7 gives rise to the protein MEDRVEVFLEDTAQITCMFTVSDSHDDVIIQWYMITKTNVRSRIYYGDRNVQVVDRDGQFTDKISVNGMGKSSEVVLTIRDVALEDELEFICQVNGLSAGNMEGRTMLKVFASPDRPNIEGVHSGISVSKNNPSKIGSCEAKNGYPRPNITWYRDQSPLQNTPGEVSVVALVTKESSGLYTVQSDLHLNVVKEDEDSFFYCEVSYLVPGGTKMTETNKINITVHYPTTSLDVWVESPKGRVKEGDTVEVHCRANGNPQPPFTFMHNMQELESELNVLVLKDVMRLSSGDITCTSLDLDTHEETVGHTELFVDYLDQAVLIPKDTHVMAQGEELMATCNALSSLPTHTEWFKKGEHFAEGHTLTLKDAVFDMAGTYVCVVKVPSLEGLETSGSLHVHVQGPPEIKESADTVLEEVTDKFLNLSCHARGYPTPVITWSSSDESQILKEVSHRQTEDGVLSVVSVKVTSDVTANCNASNVHGTDSFLFSIKAIVQTTSSAPSTTEGSGVIIAVIIICILLLAILGSVLYFLYKKGKIPCGRSGKQDLTKQSKDSTMVEINNDNTEEAVLLGVKGDKKPPSDQGDKYMDVQK
- the LOC139383195 gene encoding cell surface glycoprotein MUC18-like isoform X5 codes for the protein MALRMNASTFVGLSLLSLTWKAAWAKVEVNMEDRVEVFLEDTAQITCMFTVSDSHDDVIIQWYMITKTNVRSRIYYGDRNVQVVDRDGQFTDKISVNGMGKSSEVVLTIRDVALEDELEFICQVNGLSAGNMEGRTMLKVFASPDRPNIEGVHSGISVSKNNPSKIGSCEAKNGYPRPNITWYRDQSPLQNTPGEVSVVALVTKESSGLYTVQSDLHLNVVKEDEDSFFYCEVSYLVPGGTKMTETNKINITVHYPTTSLDVWVESPKGRVKEGDTVEVHCRANGNPQPPFTFMHNMQELESELNVLVLKDVMRLSSGDITCTSLDLDTHEETVGHTELFVDYLDQAVLIPKDTHVMAQGEELMATCNALSSLPTHTEWFKKGEHFAEGHTLTLKDAVFDMAGTYVCVVKVPSLEGLETSGSLHVHVQGPPEIKESADTVLEEVTDKFLNLSCHARGYPTPVITWSSSDESQILKEVSHRQTEDGVLSVVSVKVTSDVTANCNASNVHGTDSFLFSIKAIVQTTSSAPSTTEGSGVIIAVIIICILLLAILGSVLYFLYKKGKIPCGRSGKQDLTKQSKDSTMVEINNDNTEEAVLLGVKGDKKPPSDQ